The window aaaaagtgtgattaatcacgattaactatagacaatcatgcgattaagaggggtaatacattttttaataaacagGATTGTTTAGTAGAAtaagtttttttaatgtttatttacttattttattttattatttttgttattatttatttatttatacatctgtttatgtatttatatatatatatatatttttatttatatatttatatatatttttattttattttattatttattcaatttattttatttatttattcatgtatttatatatattgttattttattatttattattattattattattttttattttttatttttttatttatttattattatttattttctctgcaCAGACTAAGGTGAACTAGATCCCGTGCTACATACTCCGGTTCGGTAGGTGGCGGTATGAACCGAGCCGTTGGTGTTGCACTCCGCCATAAaacacgaagaagaagaagaagttctcTCTCCGGTGCAGACATAAACAAACCGCCCACGTGTTTCTGTAGTTGTGAATGTTAACGGTGAGAACCGGGACCGGGAGGAGAGACGGTTCGACGGTTCGACGGTTACCCGGTTACCATGGTGAAGTGCGTGGTCTCCCGGTGTCTGAACCGCATGGTGTCGGTTAACCGAGGAGTCTTCAACCGACCCAGAAAGAGATTCTTCAACTTCCCCAAAGACCCGACCCGAGTCAAGGTAGGACTGATGAAACTCACCCGGGTTAACACattgtttatattatttataacattgatttgatgcttttctttgtctcaaATGATCATAAACTGAATGTGTTGGACAAAACTAGTTGTTGAAGACTTCCCCTCAGCCTGTgggctgttttatttttattttcctgataAAAGATTCATTGATTAAAATTTGGGGGGAAAAAGTTCTTTTagtttaggtttttttttttttttttttttctaagttttttaagtttaagttttttttttttgtttttttttataataagtttaatttcttttagtttgagtattttaagtttaattttatttttttaagtttaagttgttttttcaagtttacattttttagtAAAGTTTTTTTAGTcgaagttattttatttttttgtttttaagtttaagttttttttaataaaagtttaatttcttttagtttgagtattttaagtttttttttttttttaagtttctaagttgtttttttagttcaagttttttttattattcaattttttaagttcatttaagtttaagtttttattaaaaagtttacatttttttagtttgagtacttttaagtttaattttattttttttaagtttcagttgttttttcaagtttacatttttcattaaagtttcaaagatttttttgtttaattttttttagtttttagttttgaagttgtttttttagtttaagtttatttattattcaagtTATTAAGTTTTTTAAGTTGaagtttttttaataaaaagtttACATCTTTTtagtttgagtatttttacattttatttatttctttatttttaagtttaattttgTTATGAAAGTTTTTAAGTTCTTTTAAGGTTTATggtttttttaagtttacagttttttttaaagtttaagttttttacagtttgagttttttaagtttaatttgatcttttttaagtttaagttgtttttaaagggtttcaagtttacatttttttaattaagttttttAGTTTATTAAGTTTAAGGGTTTATaaagtaacatttttttttaaagtttaagatttttttaagttttaattttttaaagtttaagttttttattttttcaagtaAAAATTGTAATTcctacaattcaggtgtaaacctgtAATTTTGAAGATCTTTTTGCCAAATtattaaatttatatctatgtatttatttgtgtcacAAGTCAAATGTGATGTTTCCTTTACATATAAAAGAATGACcctagtcacttccacacagtgaggcatagatttaaacaggatcatgcaaacaatgTTCTCCTGAGGCCACTACGGGGCAATACTCTGGCGCCACCATGTGTTGTCATCACGTATTGGATCATACGTAACATAATGtaatgactagggctgtcaatcgattaaaatatttaatcacacttttttttcgtttcaaaatgtacttttaaatggagatttgtcaagtttttaatactcttatcaacatgtgaatCTTGGTTCAGGTATGGCTGGCAGCGCTGAGGGAGACGGAGCAGCAGGACGCCACCGAGCAGCATTTCATCTGTGAAGACCACTTCCTGCCGGAGGACATCTCCACCAACGGGATCAACCGGGGCGCCATTCCCATCATGCCCCCGTACCTGGACGGGCCGCTGGGCCTGGTCAGCCCCTGGGCAGCCGAGTCCtccgaggaagaggagcaggaggatgaagaggaggaggaggaggatgaaagtGGAGATGATGCACCACAGCAGGTCTGGACACTCTTTTTCCAGTAGTTAGATTTTATTTCTAAtcttgaaatgtaaaaaaagaaaagtaaacaaCAGTATCTTtgactttctttctcttcctgatTTCCAGAATCCAGGTGGAGGTTTGCAGAATCCTCCAGAGGCCGAGAGATCCAGGTAACAAACGTCTCCTGGTTTTAATATTTTACGTTCTGTATGAAAAATAGGTCATATTTTCCAGGTGTTTTGGGGGGACGTCTGAAGGTCTCCCTGCACAGTTTGGtgttatcattttttttaaaatcttttttctttccagTGCTTCTCTTCCACAGAGGAAACAGTCAAATCCGTCCCAGAGATTCTGCAGACAGGGTGAGTGCTGCTTTCATTTTCACATAACTCAGTGAaatgtgaacacacagacacgaaacagacattttcagattcagCGTGACTTCCACTTACCGAGGTTATCATTATCTCTGATGTCCATCCAGAATAAACATCCTTCAATCCACCTAGaaatcagagaaaaaaagacgccacagaacttgcctgagaatcttCATGTTTCTAAGTTTTCTTCAGTCGTACAGttatccagtgatagttgtccgTACATCCACGGGTACACTGCAGACAGGAGCTGATCGGAGATAATTCGACATATGTTAATGGAGACACTTTGactaaatgtaaacaaacatagaCTTAAGAAGGAGGCTCAGGTTGTAGCTTCTAAAAGTTTTGTTACTCAAGTACTAAAAGAGCAACGGCAAGCCAGAGTGCGAGCAACGGCTACGCGCTCGGATATGCCGTTgcttattttctggtttctttcctcctctatgacagtaaactgaatatatttgagttgtggacaaaagagacatttgaggacgtcatcttgagctttgggaaacacggtttgacattttatagaccaaacaactaatcgattaatcaagaaaataaatcGACAGATTattcgacaatgaaaataatctttagctGAAGCCCTGAACTTAAACACCCTGAGGACAAAAAAGATTAACAAACTGATTGAGCACTCTGGAGGTGTGTTTCTTCAGCTCTGACTGTGTCGTGTCCCGTCGTGTTCAGACGTGTCTCTGGGGCTGCTGACTCTGCGTttcctgaagctgctgctggcgGCTCCGGGCGGCGTCCTGGATCTCAGGGAGGTGGCGGCGAACCTGCAGACCCACAAACGGCGAGTCTATGACATCACGCACGTCCTGAATGGCTTCAACCTCATCCAGAAGGAGTCGAACAACTGGGTGAAGTGGATGTGAGTTCTAATGTTCACTGTGGAGGTTTCCTTTTATATCTTTGTGTGTAGTTTTATTATTACGGTCGGTATTAGTCCCCGTCTCCCTGTAGCGATGGCTTTTTGCACGTTGGTCAAATAAAATCCTCCTCCTATATTTTAGGTCTCATGAAGAACATTTTGTACAACATGACTGTGACCTTTTCATGAGATTTCATCATTAACAGAATCGACTGACCTAAAATTGCCAAAATTTACTTTTTGTGGGATAAAAAGACTTCCGCACTTCAGAGCTTCAAGTCCTGCCGTCGGAAATCAGCAGACAAAAATCTAAATCATTTAGCAGCTTCAGTAGTTTAAATCTgttattattctatatttatatagattatatagataacctctctgtctgctctgtgtgcAGAGGACAGACTCCCATCTCCAGCTTTCTGTGGAGGAACCAGCAGAAGTtccagagagaggtggagaacCTGAAGCTGGTGGAGGACCAGCTGGACGGCCTCATCAGAAGCTGCTCCCAGCAGCTCTTCGACATGACGGACGACGTGGGAAGCTCTGCATATCCTTTACATGAACCAGGCAGCAGCTGAATAAAACCCGTTGttgtaaatgttttgttgtATAAATGAGGAaggttttttattctttaacgTTGCTTTACGTCGGCCTACGTGACCCACGAGGACATCAGCCGGCTCCGATCCGTCCATCAGCAAACGTTGATCGTTGTCAAAGCGCCGGAGGAGACGAAGCTGGAGATTCCTGCACCACAAGaggtaaacagagagagagagagagagagagagagagagagagagagagagagagagagagaggctgaattTAATCCTTATTCTTTTGTACTGTAAGTTACGTgacgtaacgtaacgttacgttacaAAACATGATAAAACGCGTGGCtggtggctttttttttgtacgTCTCCACATGATACATCTGCCTACCAAATTTTGTTGATCTACGTCAAATTTAGAGGAGGGGGCTTCGATTTTGAAAActgttagggggcgctatcgagccaatttgccacagcCGAGCACTGTACCCATATCAGATATCATGCTTTTCGCCACTTTCGCAGCCGTAGCCCCTCAAAAGAATTTGATTTTCAATTCTACAAATAATCATAATTCCGGCGATTAGCCTTCGCTGACTGCTGGTTCGTGCTCAGGCCCTAATTAGAGGacaattagtaaaaaaaataaccaatTTCACATAATTCTCTGATTACAGCTTCTGgttgtctctgtgtttttggACAAAATTAGACATTTGGTGATAATTTACAGCCGAAAACGATGAATCACTCAATTGAGTAAATGGCCTGTAGATTCTTTAATTatcgttatttgcagccctgATTAGAATATAAACTTTAACAATATTAAAAGATCTCATTTCCTCTTGATGAAACTGATGAAATCACACGGTGGACAGACTGAAAGTGTCTCTCTGGTCTGTGTGTTGGTGCAGGACAGTATCCAGGTCCATCTGAAGGCGGAGATGGGTCCCATCACGGTGCTGACCTGTGAAATGGGGTCAGGAGACGCCGCGACCTCTGACCCCGGCTTCTTTATAACACTGGAGGAGAGCCGGGTCAGGACGACCACGCTGCACACAGGTAACCAGTTAACCCTATCGACCTaggaccaaactctgtgtagaaaccacagactgtctgttgtagaaacaacaacgtcacTGCCGTATTTATGtctagatgactttatgttgagtgttgatggagcagctgcataaaagttgtttgcttgtcatcttgtggacagacctgacaaagcatgaattcagactttttacaaatcaacatcattatgtCGTTAtatcggcatcattttgatccgtttattgcgattaaatcacagcacaatcggTTTATTTTGAGTTCATACTGCAGTAGCggcgtgtggcttgctagatacagtcagtatgtgaatacagctcgccgccgggtgatgatGCATCAGTGATGAGCTACGACCTCAAGTTTTATTTTGACGGTTTTATCTCGTGTCGTTGCAGCAACATGAGGCTTCGGGTCAGAGCGCGTAGCC is drawn from Sebastes umbrosus isolate fSebUmb1 chromosome 18, fSebUmb1.pri, whole genome shotgun sequence and contains these coding sequences:
- the LOC119476556 gene encoding transcription factor E2F6-like; the encoded protein is MVKCVVSRCLNRMVSVNRGVFNRPRKRFFNFPKDPTRVKVWLAALRETEQQDATEQHFICEDHFLPEDISTNGINRGAIPIMPPYLDGPLGLVSPWAAESSEEEEQEDEEEEEEDESGDDAPQQNPGGGLQNPPEAERSSASLPQRKQSNPSQRFCRQDVSLGLLTLRFLKLLLAAPGGVLDLREVAANLQTHKRRVYDITHVLNGFNLIQKESNNWVKWIGQTPISSFLWRNQQKFQREVENLKLVEDQLDGLIRSCSQQLFDMTDDVGSSASAYVTHEDISRLRSVHQQTLIVVKAPEETKLEIPAPQEDSIQVHLKAEMGPITVLTCEMGSGDAATSDPGFFITLEESRVRTTTLHTAT